From a single Nicotiana tomentosiformis chromosome 2, ASM39032v3, whole genome shotgun sequence genomic region:
- the LOC104098060 gene encoding protein TRANSPORT INHIBITOR RESPONSE 1-like, producing MNPSLKKSRESVDSLNESTASPFPDEVLEKVLSLVRSHKDRNSASLVCKDWYNAERWTRTKLFIGNCYSVSPDIVARRFPKIKSVTLKGKPRFSDFNLVPENWGADIQAWLDVFSKVYPFLEELRLKRMTVSDESLEFLAKSFHGFKTLSLLSCDGFSTDGIKSIATHCKRLTELDIQENGMDDIAGSWLSCFPDDFASLEVLNFASLNSEISFDALERLVSRCKSLRVLKVNKNINLDQLQRLLVRAPQLMELGTGSFHQELTSRQYAQVESAFSNCKHLHTLSGLWEATSLYLPVLYAACASLTFLNLSYATIGSGELSKLLAHCPNLRRLWVLDTVEDKGLEAVGTSCPLLEELRVFPADPFDQDIVHGVTESGFVAVSAGCPKLQYVLYFCRQMTNAAVATIVRNCPDFTHFRLCIMNPGQPDYLTNEPMDEAFGAVVKTCTKLQRLSVSGLLTDQTFEYIGKYAKNLETLSVAFAGSSDWGMQCVLDGCSKLRKLEIRDCPFGNAALLSGLDKYESMRCLWMSACNVTMNGCRLLAKEMPRLNVEVIKDEDSDDYADKVYVYRSVAGPRRDAPPFVKTL from the exons ATGAATCCCAGCTTGAAAAAATCGAGGGAATCGGTAGATTCATTGAATGAGTCAACAGCGTCACCATTCCCAGATGAGGTGTTGGAGAAGGTGCTGTCACTTGTGCGGTCTCACAAGGACAGAAACTCAGCTTCATTGGTTTGCAAAGATTGGTACAATGCAGAGCGTTGGACAAGGACTAAGTTGTTTATTGGGAATTGCTATTCGGTCTCTCCTGATATTGTAGCAAGAAGATTTCCCAAGATTAAGAGCGTTACCCTTAAAGGGAAGCCAAGATTTTCTGACTTTAATTTGGTCCCAGAGAATTGGGGTGCTGATATTCAGGCTTGGCTTGATGTTTTTTCCAAAGTTTACCCCTTTCTTGAGGAGTTGAGGTTGAAGAGGATGACTGTTAGTGATGAGAGTTTGGAGTTTTTGGCTAAATCCTTTCATGGATTTAAGACTCTCTCTTTGTTGAGTTGTGATGGGTTTAGCACTGATGGGATCAAATCCATTGCTACTCACTGCAA GAGGTTGACAGAGCTGGACATTCAGGAGAATGGCATGGATGATATTGCTGGTAGTTGGCTAAGTTGTTTCCCGGATGACTTTGCGTCACTGGAGGTGTTAAACTTTGCCAGTCTGAACAGTGAGATCAGTTTCGATGCCCTAGAGAGACTTGTCAGTAGGTGCAAATCACTGAGGGTTCTGAAGGTGAATAAGAACATTAACTTGGATCAATTGCAACGCCTGCTTGTCCGGGCTCCTCAGTTGATGGAGCTCGGTACAGGATCCTTTCATCAAGAACTCACGAGTCGGCAGTACGCACAAGTTGAAAGTGCATTCAGCAACTGCAAACATCTGCACACTCTCTCGGGTTTATGGGAAGCGACTTCTCTATATTTACCAGTTCTTTATGCAGCCTGTGCTAGTCTGACTTTCCTCAACTTGAGCTATGCAACCATTGGGAGTGGTGAATTATCGAAGCTTCTTGCTCATTGCCCAAATTTAAGACGCCTTTGG GTCCTTGACACTGTCGAAGATAAGGGATTAGAGGCTGTTGGAACCAGCTGCCCCTTGCTCGAAGAACTGCGAGTCTTTCCTGCTGACCCTTTTGACCAGGATATAGTCCATGGGGTGACGGAGTCGGGCTTTGTGGCTGTGTCTGCCGGTTGTCCTAAGCTTCAATATGTTCTCTATTTTTGCCGGCAAATGACTAATGCTGCTGTTGCAACGATAGTGCGTAACTGCCctgatttcacccattttcgtcTCTGCATAATGAATCCTGGCCAACCAGATTACCTGACAAATGAACCCATGGATGAGGCTTTTGGTGCAGTGGTCAAGACTTGTACAAAGCTCCAGAGGCTTTCCGTTTCTGGGCTGTTAACTGACCAGACCTTTGAGTATATCGGTAAGTATGCCAAAAACCTTGAGACACTTTCAGTGGCTTTTGCTGGGAGCAGTGACTGGGGTATGCAGTGCGTGCTTGACGGCTGTTCTAAGCTGAGGAAGCTGGAGATAAGGGATTGTCCATTTGGAAATGCAGCACTTCTTTCTGGACTGGACAAGTATGAATCCATGCGGTGTCTTTGGATGTCAGCTTGCAATGTCACCATGAATGGTTGTCGGTTACTTGCAAAAGAGATGCCTAGATTGAATGTCGAAGTAATCAAAGATGAGGACAGCGATGACTACGCTGATAAGGTGTATGTCTATCGTTCTGTAGCAGGGCCACGAAGGGATGCTCCACCTTTTGTTAAAACTCTTTAG